In Deinococcus maricopensis DSM 21211, the sequence CCTGAGCGCCCGCCACGCCCGGTAAGACACGTTTGCCGCTTTACATAATCGGTACAACTGCGACCGCAACGCCGTTGGCCCCTCGATGTCAAAAACGCGCGCTTCACTCGTGAACAGGTCACCCACGCCCTGCGTCCGCGCGTACGCCCGTAACGCCTCCAGCAGCTCCTCGCTCGCGTGAACAGCGCGGCCATGCACGATCAGCTCTCCACGCTGCAACTGAATCTGAGACCAGTGCACGCTCAGCACCTCACTGGTCGTCAGCCCCCCGTGCGCGCCGAGCAGCACGAGGGCCCGCTGCTCGGTGGTTCCGTGAGCGAGCAGTCGCGTCAGCTCGTCGTTCGTGTAGTACTCCCGCGCCGCACCAGGCTGAACGGTGGGCCGCTCCAGCGCACTGAACGGGTCGAGGTTCCGGGGCACCAGCCCGAGCTTCCGCAGCACGCGGTACAACGCGCGCGCCTGCGACAAACGCGTCGTAAGGGTACTCGGTTTCCCCGCGTACCGGGCGTGCAGATGCGCGAGGTACGCCCCGCCCATTGCCTCACCGGGACGCAACAGCGCATGCCCCTGCGTTTGCGCCCAGCCGATAAACTCCTTCACGCCGCTCCGGTAGTTCCGTTGCGTCGCGGACCCCTCCACCCCAGGGAGGTACGGCGCCAGGTGG encodes:
- a CDS encoding tyrosine-type recombinase/integrase gives rise to the protein MGTEAALSSETLVEFRQALEAFDLDEVWPHLAPYLPGVEGSATQRNYRSGVKEFIGWAQTQGHALLRPGEAMGGAYLAHLHARYAGKPSTLTTRLSQARALYRVLRKLGLVPRNLDPFSALERPTVQPGAAREYYTNDELTRLLAHGTTEQRALVLLGAHGGLTTSEVLSVHWSQIQLQRGELIVHGRAVHASEELLEALRAYARTQGVGDLFTSEARVFDIEGPTALRSQLYRLCKAANVSYRAWRALRHYAGLRLYLLTGNAERVRQELGLVTLQLTEPYRRKVEEGT